One genomic window of Desulfurococcus mucosus DSM 2162 includes the following:
- a CDS encoding phosphatase PAP2 family protein, translating into MPGKMRSVKCQAALYMGVALALSMLLNNTAAWKVWSLLGEEYIYLFTGIILFYLVDPYIGVYTVLATTASGALNLALKHLFNTPRPPNPLVKVEGPGFPSGHAQVSASFWSMLTLLRREACLAALSLVMVTGVSLSRLYLRAHYPIDVAGGVVVGLTVSVALNQAGTRLSLGKTMLATGTAVSALSLIALVLNPGGTTAQGLLGVGAATAISAVFIEESVKALRNSALRPRLEMLAASGVLIAVLYLAARTGGILKIPLYTAMGLVLYGTPLIYTGLHGKAEKSRRG; encoded by the coding sequence ATGCCTGGGAAAATGCGTAGTGTGAAGTGCCAGGCGGCATTATACATGGGGGTAGCCCTCGCATTAAGCATGCTTCTCAACAACACGGCTGCTTGGAAGGTATGGAGCCTCCTGGGGGAGGAATACATCTACCTGTTCACCGGCATAATACTCTTCTACCTAGTGGACCCCTACATAGGCGTATACACGGTTCTCGCGACAACCGCCTCAGGCGCACTCAACCTGGCGTTAAAGCACTTGTTCAACACTCCTAGACCCCCCAACCCCCTTGTAAAAGTGGAGGGACCCGGCTTCCCAAGCGGCCATGCACAGGTCTCAGCATCCTTCTGGAGCATGCTGACACTACTCAGGAGGGAGGCGTGCCTAGCAGCCCTGTCGCTGGTAATGGTTACAGGTGTCTCGCTGAGCAGACTCTACCTCCGGGCACACTACCCTATCGATGTTGCAGGTGGAGTAGTGGTAGGGCTAACCGTATCAGTAGCATTAAACCAGGCGGGGACCAGGCTTTCCCTGGGGAAAACAATGCTCGCCACAGGCACGGCGGTTTCAGCCTTATCACTCATAGCACTAGTGTTGAACCCGGGTGGCACCACAGCCCAAGGACTACTGGGAGTCGGGGCTGCCACAGCGATCTCAGCAGTATTCATCGAGGAATCGGTTAAGGCGTTGAGGAATTCAGCCCTGAGACCCCGCTTAGAGATGCTGGCCGCGTCAGGCGTACTTATAGCAGTACTATACCTTGCCGCCAGAACCGGGGGAATCCTGAAGATACCCTTATACACAGCCATGGGACTAGTATTATACGGCACACCGTTAATCTACACAGGCCTCCACGGGAAGGCGGAGAAGAGTAGGCGAGGGTAG